Genomic segment of Caproiciproducens sp. NJN-50:
CGAACTGGTTGCGAGGAAAGTCGCGGATCAGCTTGGGCTATCCTATGAGGAGTGCCTTGAAAAAGTCCGGGACAACCCAGAGCAGCATCTGTTGCCGCGTTTGGAGAGATTGAAGAATGTGGCTGGAGTTTACCGCGCCGACGGGAACAGGATCGCCGGCAAAAGGATTCTGCTGATCGACGATATTGTGACGACGGGTTCCACTCTCTGCGAGTGTGCCGAAGTCCTTCTGAAAACAGGCGCCCGGACCGTTTCATGTGCCGCGGTAGCCCAGGTCGGCAGGATGTCCGGTTGAAATTGAGCGTGATTTATTTTATAATAAGCAAGTGATTGGAGCGCGCATCTGCTTTTCGGATGTGTTTTTGATAAGAAATGGATGTGATTTTGTGCTGGGAACCGACCTTGCGATAGATCTCGGAACTTCGACAACAAAAATATATCTCGACGGAAAAGGAATCGTCCTGAACGAACCTTCCGTTGCGGCGGTGAATGTCGAAACCGGGGAGGTTGTCGCAACCGGAAAAGAAGCCTATACGATGATTGGGAAGACTTCCGATAAAATTAAAGTGTGTCTGCCGCTGGAGGGCGGGGTCATTTCAGATTTTGATATGGCCCAGTATCTGATCGGGACCTATTTGAAAAAAGTAAGCCAAAGCCATGTTGTTATGCCGCGCGTTGTGGTCAGCGTTCCCTGTAAAATCACAGAGGTGGAAAAGCGCGCTGTCGTGGACGCGATCAGTTCCGCCGGAGTAAGAAAAATCTGTCTGATTGAAGAGCCTGTGGCTGCCGCATTAGGGGCGGGAGTCGATATTTCGCAGCCTCATGGAACTCTTGTCGTTGATATCGGCGGGGGAACCACGGACATGGCGGTGTTGTCGCTCAGCGGAATCGCGATTTCCCGTTCGGTCAAAGTAGCCGGAAATACATTCAATGAAGCAATTGTCAAATACATCAGAAGAAAATACAATTTGATTATCGGCCGCCGCATGGCGGAAAACGCCAAGCTGGCGATCGGGTGCGTCTATCCGCGGAAGGATGTGTCTTCCTTCCGAGTAAAGGGACGCAATGCGATGACCGGTCTGCCTCAATGGGCCGATATCACCAGCGACGAGATTCTGGAGGCGCTGATTGAAAATGTGATGCAGATGATCCGCGTGATTCAGGAAATGCTGGAAAAGACTCCGCCGGAACTGATCGGCGACGTTTATTCCGACGGCATGATCCTGACGGGAGGCTCGGCCCAACTGTTCGGCTTTGACAGCCTGATTTCCAAAAAAGCAAAAATGCCGGTACATGTGGCAGACGACCCACAGAACTGTGTCGCCGTAGGTGCGGGGAAAGCCATCCGTTTTATCGACGATATGGAAAACAAGGCTTATGGTGTCCTGAACCCGCTGAGCGCCGCATATTGACAGACAAAGATGCCGCTGTAAAAATTTACAGCGGCATCCAAACGGATACGACTATTTGCTCATCATATAATTAATAAACATCAGTTCATCCTCCGGATCGTCAACGTTCAATTCCGCGGAAATTGTCGAATTTTTTGTTTTTTCCAGCAGAGAACGAATGCCGTACAACTGGCACAGCTTGCTTTTCAGATTCAGCTTGTTGCCGTCGTCTGTCACCAGATAAACATTCCCCTTTGATTTATCCAAAAGTTCAATTAATTTGATTACGTCGATATCGTATAATTTCAAATCTTTACCTCCTGTCCAAAATAATCTGTCATTTCATTATACGATACCGTTCCTGAAAAAACAATGTTTTTTCTGATTTATAATGAAGGCACGGTGAGAATAGCGGAATTGCGATCCGGTTAGAAAATTTACACAATGTTAATTAAATATTTGCTTGATTTAGAGTAAAATAAAATTGATTTAATGCGATTTCGGCAGGATTAAGGATGATTTTTTTGTTTGGTTATGTGAGACCGCGGAAATCGGAACTTCTTGTGCGGGAACTTGAGGAATATAACGGAATTTACTGTACGCTGTGCAGGAACCTCGGCAAAAAGTACGGTCTTACGGCAAGGCTTGCTTTGAATTACGACTGCACTTTTTACGCCCTTGTCCTGATTTCTGCTAAATCCAAGCCGTTTCCCAGGTTTCAAAAGGGCAGATGCGTGACAAATCCTTTCAAGCAATGCGCGTTCTGTTCCGAGGAAGATCAGGAATTTCATCAGGCGTCCGCTTTGACCGTGATTTTGGTGTATCATAAATTGATGGACGATATCCGGGATTCCAAAGCGATGAAAAAATATTTGCGCGTCCTTGCCCTGCCGGTCGTCAGACATGCCTACCGCCGGGCGGCCGCCGACTATCCGCACCTGGGGGAAATTGTCGCCGAAGCGATGAAAGAGCAAAGCGAAATCGAAAAGAATCAATCGCCTGGCCTTGACAGCTGCGCCGAGCCTACAGCTCATATGATGGAGCGGATTATGGAATTGTCGTCGGGGGAAGCCCCCATGTCCCCAAGGTCGAGGATCCTGAATCGTTTCGGATATTTTCTCGGGCGCTGGATCTATTTCATCGATGCGGCGGACGATCTGGAAGATGACATCAGGACCGGTTCGTTTAACCCGCTGGCCTCCCGCTTTCACCTGAACGGGGAAAGCGGGAAGGAAGAGCTCCGGGATGCGAAAATCTATGCCAATGATGTTTTGAACCAGACATTGTCACAGCTGGGGGGAGCTCTTAATCTGATGGAAATGAATTCAATGGGGCCGATTGTACGGAACGTCGTGATTCTTGGACTTCCCCAGATACAGAAGGAACTATTGTTTAAAAAGGAGAAAACAAATGTCTGATCCTTACAGAGTCCTTGGCGTATCGCCGAATGCGACGGATGATGAAATCAAAGCCGCTTACCGGGAGCTTGCGAAGAAATATCATCCGGACAATTATGCGGACAGCCCGCTTGCCGACCTTGCTGGGGAAAAGATGAAAGAGATCAACGAGGCGTACGACCAGGTAATTAAGGAGCGGAAACAGAGAAAGAGCGCAAATCAGGGCGGATATTCCGGCTATGCGGGGTACTCTGGATATTCCGGGTACTCCAGCCGGGGAACGGAGTTTTACGACGTGCGCAATCTGATCAATTCGGGCAGAATCGCAGATGCCGAGCAGATATTGGACGGGGTGCCTCAGGAAGGGCGCAATGCGGAATGGTATTTTTTAAAAGGCACCGTGCTTTACAGGCGCGGGTGGCTGGACGAAGCTTACAACGACTTTGCCAACGCGTGCCAAATGGACCCGTCCAATGCGGAGTATCGGGCCGCGTTCAATCAGGTGACAAATCAGCGCAACGGAATGTTTGGGGGATATAATCCCAATGTTCCTCAGTATGGCGGCGTCGGCGGCTGTGATTTGTGCACGTCCCTTTGTCTGGCAAATCTGTGCTGCAACTGTTTCGGGGGAAATGTCTATCCGTGCTGTTAATCGAGTTTTTCGCTGGGGGTAGATTGAGTTGAACCACAGCCTTCGTCTGGCTTTTTGTTCCATGGCGGCCGCCCTTGGCACGGTCGTCATGATCCTGACCGGCTTTATCCCGGTGGGGACTTATGCTTTGCCGGCGTTTTCCGGGATCCTTCTGATTGCGGTTGTGGCTGAGGTCGGTATCAAATGGGCCGTTGGCGTGTACGTTGTGCAGTCTGTTCTTTCTTTTATGCTTGCGGCGGATCAGGAAGCTGTTTTATTTTTTGTTCTCCTTTTCGGCTATTACCCGATTCTGAAGGCGGTATTGGAAAGCCGGGTGCATCAAAGATGGCTTTGTATCGTTTCGAAACTGGTTGTTTTCAACGCCGCGGCAATCCTGGAGTTTTGGCTGTCGGTTAAATTGCTCGGCGTACCTGTTGCGAGTTTCAGCGTTTTTGGTTATAATGTTCCGGGGTTGTTTCTTCTGGCTGGAAACGCCGTTTTCCTGATTTATGATTACGCGGTTTCTCTTTTGGTGATTGCGTACTTTAACAGGCTGCATCCGGTTATGAAAAAATGGTTTCACCCGAAATAGGGCGAGACGGTTTCCTTGCAG
This window contains:
- a CDS encoding rod shape-determining protein, producing the protein MIRNGCDFVLGTDLAIDLGTSTTKIYLDGKGIVLNEPSVAAVNVETGEVVATGKEAYTMIGKTSDKIKVCLPLEGGVISDFDMAQYLIGTYLKKVSQSHVVMPRVVVSVPCKITEVEKRAVVDAISSAGVRKICLIEEPVAAALGAGVDISQPHGTLVVDIGGGTTDMAVLSLSGIAISRSVKVAGNTFNEAIVKYIRRKYNLIIGRRMAENAKLAIGCVYPRKDVSSFRVKGRNAMTGLPQWADITSDEILEALIENVMQMIRVIQEMLEKTPPELIGDVYSDGMILTGGSAQLFGFDSLISKKAKMPVHVADDPQNCVAVGAGKAIRFIDDMENKAYGVLNPLSAAY
- a CDS encoding DUF5685 family protein; translated protein: MIFLFGYVRPRKSELLVRELEEYNGIYCTLCRNLGKKYGLTARLALNYDCTFYALVLISAKSKPFPRFQKGRCVTNPFKQCAFCSEEDQEFHQASALTVILVYHKLMDDIRDSKAMKKYLRVLALPVVRHAYRRAAADYPHLGEIVAEAMKEQSEIEKNQSPGLDSCAEPTAHMMERIMELSSGEAPMSPRSRILNRFGYFLGRWIYFIDAADDLEDDIRTGSFNPLASRFHLNGESGKEELRDAKIYANDVLNQTLSQLGGALNLMEMNSMGPIVRNVVILGLPQIQKELLFKKEKTNV
- a CDS encoding J domain-containing protein, coding for MSDPYRVLGVSPNATDDEIKAAYRELAKKYHPDNYADSPLADLAGEKMKEINEAYDQVIKERKQRKSANQGGYSGYAGYSGYSGYSSRGTEFYDVRNLINSGRIADAEQILDGVPQEGRNAEWYFLKGTVLYRRGWLDEAYNDFANACQMDPSNAEYRAAFNQVTNQRNGMFGGYNPNVPQYGGVGGCDLCTSLCLANLCCNCFGGNVYPCC